One stretch of Tenrec ecaudatus isolate mTenEca1 chromosome 18, mTenEca1.hap1, whole genome shotgun sequence DNA includes these proteins:
- the FAM98C gene encoding protein FAM98C, whose translation MEGAEVEAREWAAVAQDLQLLGYGAFVGAASRGTLCPDFRALCERLAAELVALGAPQRGQEEGAETPRASDALNAEEQFLQQLGDQLRALHCPDRALSGGDCTGTLREPGACLRLLRFLCSELQAARLLRLRHPLDPSPAQLFGEGTEEGADMVRELILTLQALGLSRPARGTPASRLLQELHAKISELLPSLPPASMQPLLSCQLDAPRWEALETLSQSLRDQYCCRRCLLLRRLDLTTSAFHWSEQAKAKGEAMNAVLIPIRGVLTPDSEVSIAHVLAARADLSRLVPATSVAARRGTCCAINKVLMGNVPDRGGRPSELEAPMPCWQSRREGGARQKAGHQRRGRKKK comes from the exons ATGGAGGGGGCGGAGGTGGAAGCGCGAGAGTGGGCCGCGGTGGCCCAAGACCTGCAGcttttagg GTATGGGGCTTTCGTGGGGGCGGCGTCACGGGGCACTTTGTGCCCAGACTTCAGGGCGCTGTGCGAGCGGCTGGCGGCGGAGCTGGTGGCCCTGGGCGCCCCGCAGCGGGGGCAAGAGGAGGGCGCTGAGACGCCGAGGGCGAGCGACG CCCTGAACGCCGAGGAGCAGTTCCTGCAGCAGTTGGGCGACCAGCTGCGCGCGCTGCACTGCCCAGACCGCGCGCTGTCGGGCGGAGACTGCACCGGGACGCTGCGCGAGCCGGGCGCCTGCCTGCGTCTGCTGC GCTTTCTCTGCTCCGAGCTCCAGGCAGCCCGTCTTCTGCGCCTGCGCCACCCACTGGACCCCAGTCCTGCACAGCTCTTTGGGGAAGGAACAGAGGAGGGAGCTGACATGGTCCGGGAACTGATCCTTACTCTCCAAGCCCTGGGTCTGTCCAGACCTGCGCGGGGCACCCCTGCCAGTCGGCTACTGCAGGAGCTCCATGCCAAG ATCTCGGAGCTGCTCCCTTCCTTGCCCCCGGCGTCCATGCAGCCCCTCCTCAGCTGCCAACTAGATGCGCCCAGATGG gaagccttggaaacactgtccCAAAGCCTGAGAGATCAGTATTGCTGCCGCCGCTGCCTCCTCCTCCGACGGCTGGACCTCACAACCTCTGCTTTCCACTGGAGTGAGCAGGCCaag GCCAAAGGAGAGGCCATGAATGCTGTGCTGATCCCAATTCGAGGGGTGCTGACCCCAGACTCGGAAGTTTCCATCGCCCATGTCCTGGCTGCCCGAGCTGACCTGTCTCGCCTGGTCCCAGCCACCAGTGTGGCTGCCCGTCGGGGGACCTGTTGTGCCATCAACAAG GTGCTGATGGGCAACGTGCCAGACCGGGGGGGCCGCCCCAGTGAGCTGGAGGCCCCCATGCCATGCTGGCAGAGCCGAAGAGAGGGTGGGGCCCGGCAGAAGGCAGGCCACCAGCGCCGGGGCCGCAAGAAGAAGTAG